A region of Syngnathoides biaculeatus isolate LvHL_M chromosome 20, ASM1980259v1, whole genome shotgun sequence DNA encodes the following proteins:
- the cradd gene encoding death domain-containing protein CRADD, with protein sequence MGPVHREVLRKLRVYLCEELLVSDGVLPFLYQEDILTAAQLDDILAESTERKRCRKLLDLLPNRGPDAFRCFLAALDDFGWVRQRLLREELDVRTGIESGIGSGPSDSPSSPRRRPADTADVWQEVPSDRQLSRLASALGAEWESVATDLGVSAAALFHCRADNALCCRDAALAALLLWRRTQGKSATARRLQRSLLAAGVHSSVLRDVLMS encoded by the exons ATGGGTCCGGTCCACAGAGAAGTTCTGCGGAAGCTGCGCGTCTATTTGTGCGAGGAGCTGCTGGTGTCGGACGGCGTGCTGCCCTTCTTGTACCAGGAGGACATACTGACGGCCGCGCAGCTGGACGATATTTTGGCAGAGAGCACCGAGCGGAAGCGGTGCCGGAAGCTGCTCGACCTGCTGCCGAACCGCGGCCCGGACGCCTTCCGGTGCTTCCTCGCGGCTCTCGACGACTTCGGCTGGGTCCGGCAACGACTGCTGCGCGAGGAACTCGACGTCCGGACCGGGATCGAGAGCGGGATCGGGAGCGGGCCCAGCGACTCTCCGTCGAGTCCCCGGAGGAGGCCAGCGGATACCG CCGACGTGTGGCAAGAAGTCCCTTCCGACCGTCAGCTTTCGCGTTTGGCGTCGGCCCTGGGCGCCGAGTGGGAGTCGGTGGCGACGGACCTGGGCGTGTCGGCCGCCGCCCTCTTCCATTGCCGCGCCGACAACGCCCTCTGCTGCCGCGACGCCGCGCTGGCCGCGCTGCTGCTATGGAGACGCACGCAAGGGAAGAGCGCCACGGCGCGGAGACTGCAGCGGAGCCTGCTGGCCGCCGGCGTGCACTCGTCGGTCCTGCGGGACGTCTTGATGTCTTGA
- the socs2 gene encoding suppressor of cytokine signaling 2, producing the protein MTCQSSEARDAPADRDGSRVASAMKELKNAGWYWGSLTADEAKDVLRDAAEGTFLVRDSSQRDFLFTISAVTSAGPANLRIRYHGAKFKLDSVASVSPKLREFDSVVRLVEHYVQLSRSGAAAPPNGAVPLLLIRPAYSAVPPLRHLSRVAINGRTRRVGDLPLPNRLKDYLGDYLYNV; encoded by the exons ATGACCTGCCAGTCGTCGGAGGCACGGGACGCGCCGGCGGACCGCGACGGGAGCCGCGTGGCCTCGGCCATGAAAGAGCTCAAGAACGCAG GCTGGTACTGGGGCAGCCTGACGGCCGACGAGGCCAAGGACGTCCTTCGGGACGCCGCCGAGGGAACCTTCCTGGTGCGGGACAGCTCGCAGAGGGACTTCCTGTTCACCATCTCCGCCGTGACGTCGGCCGGTCCCGCCAACCTCCGCATCCGGTACCACGGCGCCAAGTTCAAGTTGGACTCGGTGGCGTCGGTCAGCCCCAAACTCCGAGAGTTTGACAGCGTGGTGCGCCTGGTGGAGCATTACGTGCAGCTGTCGCGGAGCGGCGCGGCCGCGCCGCCCAACGGGGCGGTCCCGCTGCTCCTCATCCGACCCGCCTACTCCGCCGTGCCGCCGCTGCGCCACCTGAGCCGCGTGGCCATCAACGGACGCACGCGGCGCGTTGGCGACCTGCCGCTGCCCAACCGGCTCAAGGACTACTTGGGCGACTACTTGTACAACGTGTAG
- the ncaph2 gene encoding condensin-2 complex subunit H2 isoform X1, translating into MKKTFPTSAIHGMTAERQHVRFSADASDLKRKLHTVPRNRRRIAREFGRHLSLFCSIEDRHLTVPKCAAPMESTESRFAHLLQPIRELTKNWDVDLAAELNDYLEELDEMRLTFDEGNIKLNFAEAALLIQGSACIYSKKVEMLHNLVYNTLDYIRDRNKKQSKQAATGKDAGGAEAHLDDDGDDDDSFCDVDIEISECVDQPESNVLVDVVPLPPVSLIPPESRDKNKFLLISAKCDVVCSQKEFRMNIFLPGPQDLILLTPASAAGTRLCHTNDVAVATGDDDVTAGCPVESFLPVESAMEVEQEVDEHILRQQQQAPSRGPQSHQLRRTVPGDEALPARDAWALRDAYAAAEDDDKPFKSGKPYKVPGGPDGNGKRKRADGSPRLEDFRIWFKKTYDPAEAKLRKGPTCVDLNYIYRRSLKGKLRNLKRMNDNNLGVDKKVSDEDLVRSLLEPDDEEEQERPRTRTGGFEERHLLDADDDDWEREILDAGEGDTSPEAERLNYEELVKLHVEERVHKCRTYMQETALSRRVRDWVDCIRPNLLWQEERPPLNIDDYNDKIVSALGAVGRRRDFASVVRGEDNFEVCKLLMASLQLANDRTVAIDGAPGLEERVDSMGLTLLNRVRAADRFKNLPALPSPDDDDDD; encoded by the exons ATGAAAAAGACGTTCCCAACCAGCGCGATACACGGAATGACCGCTGAGCGGCAGCACGTCCGCTTTTCTGCGGATGCTTCAGACCTGAAGCGGAAGTTGCATACCGTCCCGAGGAATAGAAGAAGAATTGCCCGGGAGTTTGGTCgacatttgtctttgttttgctcCATCGAGGAT CGCCACCTGACGGTCCCCAAGTGTGCCGCACCCATGGAGTCCACAGAGAGCCGATTCGCTCACTTGTTGCAACCCATCCGGGAACTCACCAAGAACTGGGACGTGGACTTGGCGGCCGAGCTCAACGACTACCTGGAGGAG CTGGACGAGATGCGCCTGACGTTCGACGAAGGAAACATCAAACTGAACTTTGCTGAGGCGGCGTTGCTCATCCAAGGTTCTGCCTGCATCTACAGCAAGAAG GTGGAGATGCTGCACAACCTGGTCTACAATACGCTGGACTACATCCGAGACCGCAACAAGAA acaAAGCAAACAAGCGGCCACGGGCAAAGACGCAGGCGGAGCGGAGGCGCACCTGGACGATGATGGCGACGACGACGATTCG TTTTGCGACGTGGACATCGAAATTTCCGAGTGTGTGGACCAGCCTGAATCCAATGTG CTGGTGGATGTGGTCCCCCTCCCTCCAGTCTCTCTGATTCCACCTGAAAGTCGAGACAAGAACAAGTTTCTTCTCATCAG CGCCAAATGTGACGTGGTGTGCAGCCAAAAGGAGTTTCGCATGAATATTTTCCTGCCGGGACCTCAAGACTTGATCCTGCTCACGCCAGCCTCCGCCGCTGGCACGCGTCTCTGCCACACAA ATGATGTTGCCGTGGCGACTGGCGACGACGACGTCACTGCGGGCTGCCCGGTGGAGAGTTTCCTTCCTGTGGAGAGCGCCATGGAAGTGGAACAGGAAGTGGATGAGCACATTTtgaggcagcagcagcag GCTCCAAGCCGAGGCCCGCAGAGTCATCAACTGCGGCGGACGGTCCCGGGGGACGAGGCGCTCCCCGCC CGGGACGCGTGGGCGCTTCGCGACGCGTACGCCGCAGCGGAGGACGACGACAAACCTTTCAAGTCAG GAAAGCCCTACAAGGTTCCCGGCGGTCCGGACGGCAACGGCAAGAGGAAGCGGGCCGACGGGAGCCCCCGGCTGGAGGACTTCAGGATCTGGttcaaaaaaacat ACGATCCCGCTGAAGCGAAACTCCGAAAAGGACCCACCTGCGTCG ACCTCAATTATATTTATAGGAGGAGCCTCAAAGGCAAACTCAGGAACCTGAAGAGAATGAACGACAACAATTTGGGAGTTGACAAAAAGGTTTCGGACGAGGACTTGGTGAGGAGCCTTCTGGAGCCGGATGACGAAGAGGAACAGGAAAGGCCCCGGACGCGGACGGGCGGATTCGAGGAGCGCCACCTTCTGG ATGCGGACGACGACGACTGGGAGCGGGAAATACTCGACGCGGGAGAAGGCGACACGTCTCCGG AAGCCGAGCGTTTGAATTACGAGGAGCTGGTGAAGCTGCACGTG GAGGAGAGGGTGCACAAGTGCCGCACTTACATGCAGGAGACGGCGTTGTCCCGCCGCGTGCGAGACTGGGTGGACTGCATCCGCCCAAATCTTCTCTGGCAG GAGGAGCGCCCGCCGCTCAACATCGACGACTACAACGACAAGATCGTGTCGGCGTTGGGCGCGGTGGGCCGGCGCCGTGACTTTGCGTCCGTGGTGCGCGGCGAGGACAACTTTGAAGTCTGCAAGTTGCTGATGGCGTCTTTACAGCTG GCCAACGACCGCACGGTGGCCATCGACGGCGCGCCGGGTCTGGAAGAGCGCGTGGACTCGATGGGCTTGACGCTGCTCAACAGGGTTCGAGCGGCCGACAGGTTTAAAAACCTCCCTGCTCTTCCTTcccctgatgatgatgatgatgattag
- the ncaph2 gene encoding condensin-2 complex subunit H2 isoform X2, with protein MESTESRFAHLLQPIRELTKNWDVDLAAELNDYLEELDEMRLTFDEGNIKLNFAEAALLIQGSACIYSKKVEMLHNLVYNTLDYIRDRNKKQSKQAATGKDAGGAEAHLDDDGDDDDSFCDVDIEISECVDQPESNVLVDVVPLPPVSLIPPESRDKNKFLLISAKCDVVCSQKEFRMNIFLPGPQDLILLTPASAAGTRLCHTNDVAVATGDDDVTAGCPVESFLPVESAMEVEQEVDEHILRQQQQAPSRGPQSHQLRRTVPGDEALPARDAWALRDAYAAAEDDDKPFKSGKPYKVPGGPDGNGKRKRADGSPRLEDFRIWFKKTYDPAEAKLRKGPTCVDLNYIYRRSLKGKLRNLKRMNDNNLGVDKKVSDEDLVRSLLEPDDEEEQERPRTRTGGFEERHLLDADDDDWEREILDAGEGDTSPEAERLNYEELVKLHVEERVHKCRTYMQETALSRRVRDWVDCIRPNLLWQEERPPLNIDDYNDKIVSALGAVGRRRDFASVVRGEDNFEVCKLLMASLQLANDRTVAIDGAPGLEERVDSMGLTLLNRVRAADRFKNLPALPSPDDDDDD; from the exons ATGGAGTCCACAGAGAGCCGATTCGCTCACTTGTTGCAACCCATCCGGGAACTCACCAAGAACTGGGACGTGGACTTGGCGGCCGAGCTCAACGACTACCTGGAGGAG CTGGACGAGATGCGCCTGACGTTCGACGAAGGAAACATCAAACTGAACTTTGCTGAGGCGGCGTTGCTCATCCAAGGTTCTGCCTGCATCTACAGCAAGAAG GTGGAGATGCTGCACAACCTGGTCTACAATACGCTGGACTACATCCGAGACCGCAACAAGAA acaAAGCAAACAAGCGGCCACGGGCAAAGACGCAGGCGGAGCGGAGGCGCACCTGGACGATGATGGCGACGACGACGATTCG TTTTGCGACGTGGACATCGAAATTTCCGAGTGTGTGGACCAGCCTGAATCCAATGTG CTGGTGGATGTGGTCCCCCTCCCTCCAGTCTCTCTGATTCCACCTGAAAGTCGAGACAAGAACAAGTTTCTTCTCATCAG CGCCAAATGTGACGTGGTGTGCAGCCAAAAGGAGTTTCGCATGAATATTTTCCTGCCGGGACCTCAAGACTTGATCCTGCTCACGCCAGCCTCCGCCGCTGGCACGCGTCTCTGCCACACAA ATGATGTTGCCGTGGCGACTGGCGACGACGACGTCACTGCGGGCTGCCCGGTGGAGAGTTTCCTTCCTGTGGAGAGCGCCATGGAAGTGGAACAGGAAGTGGATGAGCACATTTtgaggcagcagcagcag GCTCCAAGCCGAGGCCCGCAGAGTCATCAACTGCGGCGGACGGTCCCGGGGGACGAGGCGCTCCCCGCC CGGGACGCGTGGGCGCTTCGCGACGCGTACGCCGCAGCGGAGGACGACGACAAACCTTTCAAGTCAG GAAAGCCCTACAAGGTTCCCGGCGGTCCGGACGGCAACGGCAAGAGGAAGCGGGCCGACGGGAGCCCCCGGCTGGAGGACTTCAGGATCTGGttcaaaaaaacat ACGATCCCGCTGAAGCGAAACTCCGAAAAGGACCCACCTGCGTCG ACCTCAATTATATTTATAGGAGGAGCCTCAAAGGCAAACTCAGGAACCTGAAGAGAATGAACGACAACAATTTGGGAGTTGACAAAAAGGTTTCGGACGAGGACTTGGTGAGGAGCCTTCTGGAGCCGGATGACGAAGAGGAACAGGAAAGGCCCCGGACGCGGACGGGCGGATTCGAGGAGCGCCACCTTCTGG ATGCGGACGACGACGACTGGGAGCGGGAAATACTCGACGCGGGAGAAGGCGACACGTCTCCGG AAGCCGAGCGTTTGAATTACGAGGAGCTGGTGAAGCTGCACGTG GAGGAGAGGGTGCACAAGTGCCGCACTTACATGCAGGAGACGGCGTTGTCCCGCCGCGTGCGAGACTGGGTGGACTGCATCCGCCCAAATCTTCTCTGGCAG GAGGAGCGCCCGCCGCTCAACATCGACGACTACAACGACAAGATCGTGTCGGCGTTGGGCGCGGTGGGCCGGCGCCGTGACTTTGCGTCCGTGGTGCGCGGCGAGGACAACTTTGAAGTCTGCAAGTTGCTGATGGCGTCTTTACAGCTG GCCAACGACCGCACGGTGGCCATCGACGGCGCGCCGGGTCTGGAAGAGCGCGTGGACTCGATGGGCTTGACGCTGCTCAACAGGGTTCGAGCGGCCGACAGGTTTAAAAACCTCCCTGCTCTTCCTTcccctgatgatgatgatgatgattag
- the LOC133493763 gene encoding protein SCO2 homolog, mitochondrial isoform X1 — MLALRCISGEMRGLLRLPRTSPEVPRQLLGRPPAPTPARLFSRGRPSPDKLKLRTRVAVTLVLSGGLLAAWALLGAEKRQKERRVRAEQLRRAALGQGDFSLVDHHGRRRGKRDFLGRWVLLYFGFTRCPDICPDELDKMSAAVADLDRDASLPPVQPLFITVDPERDHVDALARYVKDFHPRLVGLTGTADEVKEAGRDYRVYASRGPPDEDGDYLVDHSILIYLVSPQGLFVDYYNRLKDKEHIVRSVRRHMAEHDRLQRS, encoded by the exons ATGTTGGCACTCAGGTGCATTTCAGGGGAAATGCGCGGACTTCTGCGGCTGCCGAGGACATCGCCAGAGGTTCCACGGCAACTTTTGGGCCGACCTCCTGCGCCGACTCCCGCCCGCCTCTTTTCCCGAGGCCGGCCGTCGCCGGACAAGTTGAAGCTGAGGACCCGCGTGGCCGTGACGCTGGTGCTGAGCGGCGGGCTGCTGGCGGCGTGGGCTCTGCTCGGCGCCGAGAAGCGGCAGAAGGAACGGCGGGTGCGCGCCGAGCAGCTGCGGCGGGCGGCCTTGGGTCAGGGCGACTTCAGCCTGGTGGACCACCACGGGCGGCGCCGCGGCAAGCGAGACTTCCTGGGCCGTTGGGTGCTGCTCTACTTCGGCTTCACGCGCTGTCCCGACATCTGCCCCGACGAGCTGGACAAGATGAGCGCGGCCGTGGCCGATCTGGACCGGGACGCGTCGCTGCCGCCCGTGCAGCCGCTCTTCATCACCGTCGACCCCGAGCGCGACCACGTGGACGCGCTGGCCCGCTACGTCAAAGACTTCCATCCTCGACTG GTGGGCCTGACGGGCACGGCGGACGAGGTGAAGGAGGCGGGCCGCGACTACCGCGTGTACGCCAGCCGCGGACCCCCGGATGAGGACGGCGACTACCTGGTGGACCACTCGATCCTCATCTACCTGGTCAGCCCGCAAGGACTCTTTGTGGACTACTACAACCGCCTCAAGGACAAGGAGCACATCGTGCGCAGCGTGCGCCGCCACATGGCCGAACACGACCGACTGCAGCGCTCGTGA
- the LOC133493763 gene encoding protein SCO2 homolog, mitochondrial isoform X2 has product MRGLLRLPRTSPEVPRQLLGRPPAPTPARLFSRGRPSPDKLKLRTRVAVTLVLSGGLLAAWALLGAEKRQKERRVRAEQLRRAALGQGDFSLVDHHGRRRGKRDFLGRWVLLYFGFTRCPDICPDELDKMSAAVADLDRDASLPPVQPLFITVDPERDHVDALARYVKDFHPRLVGLTGTADEVKEAGRDYRVYASRGPPDEDGDYLVDHSILIYLVSPQGLFVDYYNRLKDKEHIVRSVRRHMAEHDRLQRS; this is encoded by the exons ATGCGCGGACTTCTGCGGCTGCCGAGGACATCGCCAGAGGTTCCACGGCAACTTTTGGGCCGACCTCCTGCGCCGACTCCCGCCCGCCTCTTTTCCCGAGGCCGGCCGTCGCCGGACAAGTTGAAGCTGAGGACCCGCGTGGCCGTGACGCTGGTGCTGAGCGGCGGGCTGCTGGCGGCGTGGGCTCTGCTCGGCGCCGAGAAGCGGCAGAAGGAACGGCGGGTGCGCGCCGAGCAGCTGCGGCGGGCGGCCTTGGGTCAGGGCGACTTCAGCCTGGTGGACCACCACGGGCGGCGCCGCGGCAAGCGAGACTTCCTGGGCCGTTGGGTGCTGCTCTACTTCGGCTTCACGCGCTGTCCCGACATCTGCCCCGACGAGCTGGACAAGATGAGCGCGGCCGTGGCCGATCTGGACCGGGACGCGTCGCTGCCGCCCGTGCAGCCGCTCTTCATCACCGTCGACCCCGAGCGCGACCACGTGGACGCGCTGGCCCGCTACGTCAAAGACTTCCATCCTCGACTG GTGGGCCTGACGGGCACGGCGGACGAGGTGAAGGAGGCGGGCCGCGACTACCGCGTGTACGCCAGCCGCGGACCCCCGGATGAGGACGGCGACTACCTGGTGGACCACTCGATCCTCATCTACCTGGTCAGCCCGCAAGGACTCTTTGTGGACTACTACAACCGCCTCAAGGACAAGGAGCACATCGTGCGCAGCGTGCGCCGCCACATGGCCGAACACGACCGACTGCAGCGCTCGTGA